In Tenebrio molitor chromosome 6, icTenMoli1.1, whole genome shotgun sequence, one genomic interval encodes:
- the LOC138132893 gene encoding muscle LIM protein Mlp84B-like isoform X4, whose amino-acid sequence MPFKPIENPKCPKCQKSVYAAEERVAGGYKWHKSCFKCGMCGKMLDSTNCTEHEAELFCKNCHARKYGPKGYGFGGGAGCLSMDTGSHLQQGDDIVVSRAPLLPKAIAKAPEGEGCPRCGGYVYAAEQMLARGRAFHKSCFKCGVCAKGLDSVNVTEGPDKDIYCKVCYGKKFGPKGYGYGQGGGTLQSDCYANSLLCSTLWSSRNRSRWRQFPWANVRCFGP is encoded by the exons ATGCCTTTCAAGCCTATCGAAAACCCCAAATGCCCCAAGTGCCAGAAGTCGGTCTACGCCGCCGAAGAGCGCGTGGCCGGCGGCTACAAATGGCACAAGTCCTGCTTCAAGTGCG GAATGTGCGGCAAGATGTTGGACTCGACCAACTGCACGGAACACGAAGCCGAGCTGTTCTGCAAGAACTGCCACGCCCGCAAATACGGCCCCAAGGGGTACGGCTTCGGCGGTGGTGCCGGCTGTCTCAGCATGGACACCGGTTCCCACCTCCAGCAAGG cGACGACATTGTTGTATCCCGAGCCCCCCTTCTGCCCAAGGCCATCGCTAAGGCCCCCGAAGGCGAAGGATGTCCCCGATGCGGCGGCTACGTTTACGCCGCCGAACAGATGCTAGCCAGAGGAAGA GCCTTCCACAAGTCCTGTTTCAAATGTGGCGTCTGTGCTAAAGGATTGGATTCTGTTAACGTCACCGAAGGTCCTGACAAGGATATTTACTGCAAAG TTTGTTACGGAAAGAAATTCGGCCCCAAAGGATATGGTTACGGTCAAGGTGGTGGCACCCTGCAAAGCGATTGTTACGCTAATAG CTTGCTATGCTCAACGCTTTGGTCCTCGAGGAATCGGTCACGCTGGCGGCAATTTCCTTGGGCTAATGTGCGATGCTTTGGACCTTGA
- the LOC138132893 gene encoding muscle LIM protein 1-like isoform X7, with translation MPFKPIENPKCPKCQKSVYAAEERVAGGYKWHKSCFKCGMCGKMLDSTNCTEHEAELFCKNCHARKYGPKGYGFGGGAGCLSMDTGSHLQQGS, from the exons ATGCCTTTCAAGCCTATCGAAAACCCCAAATGCCCCAAGTGCCAGAAGTCGGTCTACGCCGCCGAAGAGCGCGTGGCCGGCGGCTACAAATGGCACAAGTCCTGCTTCAAGTGCG GAATGTGCGGCAAGATGTTGGACTCGACCAACTGCACGGAACACGAAGCCGAGCTGTTCTGCAAGAACTGCCACGCCCGCAAATACGGCCCCAAGGGGTACGGCTTCGGCGGTGGTGCCGGCTGTCTCAGCATGGACACCGGTTCCCACCTCCAGCAAGG CTCCTAA
- the LOC138132893 gene encoding muscle LIM protein Mlp84B-like isoform X5: MPFKPIENPKCPKCQKSVYAAEERVAGGYKWHKSCFKCGMCGKMLDSTNCTEHEAELFCKNCHARKYGPKGYGFGGGAGCLSMDTGSHLQQGDDIVVSRAPLLPKAIAKAPEGEGCPRCGGYVYAAEQMLARGRGWHRFCFRCKNCTRWLDSTSHCDGPDGEVYCNVCYGKKFGPKGYGYGQGGGTLQSDCYANSLLCSTLWSSRNRSRWRQFPWANVRCFGP; encoded by the exons ATGCCTTTCAAGCCTATCGAAAACCCCAAATGCCCCAAGTGCCAGAAGTCGGTCTACGCCGCCGAAGAGCGCGTGGCCGGCGGCTACAAATGGCACAAGTCCTGCTTCAAGTGCG GAATGTGCGGCAAGATGTTGGACTCGACCAACTGCACGGAACACGAAGCCGAGCTGTTCTGCAAGAACTGCCACGCCCGCAAATACGGCCCCAAGGGGTACGGCTTCGGCGGTGGTGCCGGCTGTCTCAGCATGGACACCGGTTCCCACCTCCAGCAAGG cGACGACATTGTTGTATCCCGAGCCCCCCTTCTGCCCAAGGCCATCGCTAAGGCCCCCGAAGGCGAAGGATGTCCCCGATGCGGCGGCTACGTTTACGCCGCCGAACAGATGCTAGCCAGAGGAAGA GGCTGGCACAGATTTTGTTTTCGTTGTAAAAATTGCACCCGGTGGTTGGACTCTACATCACATTGTGATGGACCAGACGGGGAAGTTTATTGCAATG TTTGTTACGGAAAGAAATTCGGCCCCAAAGGATATGGTTACGGTCAAGGTGGTGGCACCCTGCAAAGCGATTGTTACGCTAATAG CTTGCTATGCTCAACGCTTTGGTCCTCGAGGAATCGGTCACGCTGGCGGCAATTTCCTTGGGCTAATGTGCGATGCTTTGGACCTTGA
- the Mp20 gene encoding muscle-specific protein 20 — translation MSLERQVRAKIAAKRNPDQDREAQEWIETVLGAKFPPGELYEDVIRDGTVLCQLINKLSPGAVPKINTSGGQFKMMENINNFQAALKAYGVNDVDVFQTVDLWEKKDIGQVTNTIFALGRTTYKHPEWKGPYLGPKPSDENKREFTEEQMRAGETMIGLQAGQNKGASQAGQNMGAGRKIILGK, via the exons ATGTCTCTGGAACGTCAAGTCCGCGCCAAGATCGCCGCCAAGCGCAACCCCGACCAAGACAGGGAGGCGCAAGAGTGGATCGAGACCGTCCTCGGCGCCAAGTTCCCCCCGGGAGAGCTCTACGAAGATGTGATCCGCGACGGCACCGTCCTCTGCCAGCTGATCAACAAGCTCTCCCCCGGCGCCGTCCCCAAGATCAACACCTCCGGCGGACAGTTCAAGATGATGGAGAACATCAACAA CTTCCAGGCGGCCCTGAAGGCCTACGGCGTCAACGACGTTGACGTCTTCCAGACCGTGGATTTGTGGGAGAAGAAGGACATCGGCCAAGTCACGAACACCATCTTCGCCTTGGGCAGGACGACCTACAAGCACCCCGAGTGGAAAGGACCCTACCTGGGCCCCAAACCCTCTGACGAGAACAAGCGCGAATTCACCGAAGAGCAGATGAGGGCTGGAGAAACCATGATCGGCCTCCAGGCCGGACAGAACAAGGGGGCTTCCCAAGCTGGACAGAACATGGGCGCTGGACGCAAGATCATCCTCGGGAAGTAG
- the LOC138132893 gene encoding muscle LIM protein Mlp84B-like isoform X6, which yields MPFKPIENPKCPKCQKSVYAAEERVAGGYKWHKSCFKCGMCGKMLDSTNCTEHEAELFCKNCHARKYGPKGYGFGGGAGCLSMDTGSHLQQGDDIVVSRAPLLPKAIAKAPEGEGCPRCGGYVYAAEQMLARGRGWHRFCFRCKNCTRWLDSTSHCDGPDGEVYCNVTPPPRPRLSTPRASRLHPAKVVPVAAA from the exons ATGCCTTTCAAGCCTATCGAAAACCCCAAATGCCCCAAGTGCCAGAAGTCGGTCTACGCCGCCGAAGAGCGCGTGGCCGGCGGCTACAAATGGCACAAGTCCTGCTTCAAGTGCG GAATGTGCGGCAAGATGTTGGACTCGACCAACTGCACGGAACACGAAGCCGAGCTGTTCTGCAAGAACTGCCACGCCCGCAAATACGGCCCCAAGGGGTACGGCTTCGGCGGTGGTGCCGGCTGTCTCAGCATGGACACCGGTTCCCACCTCCAGCAAGG cGACGACATTGTTGTATCCCGAGCCCCCCTTCTGCCCAAGGCCATCGCTAAGGCCCCCGAAGGCGAAGGATGTCCCCGATGCGGCGGCTACGTTTACGCCGCCGAACAGATGCTAGCCAGAGGAAGA GGCTGGCACAGATTTTGTTTTCGTTGTAAAAATTGCACCCGGTGGTTGGACTCTACATCACATTGTGATGGACCAGACGGGGAAGTTTATTGCAATG TGACGCCGCCCCCAAGACCACGGTTATCGACACCGCGTGCATCAAGGCTCCACCCGGCCAAGGTTGTCCCCGTTGCGGCGGCGTAG
- the LOC138132893 gene encoding muscle LIM protein Mlp84B-like isoform X2, whose protein sequence is MPFKPIENPKCPKCQKSVYAAEERVAGGYKWHKSCFKCGMCGKMLDSTNCTEHEAELFCKNCHARKYGPKGYGFGGGAGCLSMDTGSHLQQGDDIVVSRAPLLPKAIAKAPEGEGCPRCGGYVYAAEQMLARGRAFHKSCFKCGVCAKGLDSVNVTEGPDKDIYCKVCYGKKFGPKGYGYGQGGGTLQSDCYANSDAAPKTTVIDTACIKAPPGQGCPRCGGVVFAAEEVLAKGRPWHRKCFKCKDCTKTLDSIIACDGPDSDVYCKTCYGKKWGPHGYGFACGSGFLQTDGLTENEISQNRPFYNPDTTSIKAPPGQGCPRCGGMVFAAEQQLAKGTMWHKKCFNCAECHRPLDSVLACDGPDREIHCRACYSKLFGPKGFGFGHTPTLVCADGAPAAIQADIRPNSGHKAAPGQGCRRCGYAVYAAEQMLSKNGIWHKRCFACVECKRSLDSTNQNDAPDGEIYCRGCYGRNFGPKGVGFGMGAGALTMA, encoded by the exons ATGCCTTTCAAGCCTATCGAAAACCCCAAATGCCCCAAGTGCCAGAAGTCGGTCTACGCCGCCGAAGAGCGCGTGGCCGGCGGCTACAAATGGCACAAGTCCTGCTTCAAGTGCG GAATGTGCGGCAAGATGTTGGACTCGACCAACTGCACGGAACACGAAGCCGAGCTGTTCTGCAAGAACTGCCACGCCCGCAAATACGGCCCCAAGGGGTACGGCTTCGGCGGTGGTGCCGGCTGTCTCAGCATGGACACCGGTTCCCACCTCCAGCAAGG cGACGACATTGTTGTATCCCGAGCCCCCCTTCTGCCCAAGGCCATCGCTAAGGCCCCCGAAGGCGAAGGATGTCCCCGATGCGGCGGCTACGTTTACGCCGCCGAACAGATGCTAGCCAGAGGAAGA GCCTTCCACAAGTCCTGTTTCAAATGTGGCGTCTGTGCTAAAGGATTGGATTCTGTTAACGTCACCGAAGGTCCTGACAAGGATATTTACTGCAAAG TTTGTTACGGAAAGAAATTCGGCCCCAAAGGATATGGTTACGGTCAAGGTGGTGGCACCCTGCAAAGCGATTGTTACGCTAATAG TGACGCCGCCCCCAAGACCACGGTTATCGACACCGCGTGCATCAAGGCTCCACCCGGCCAAGGTTGTCCCCGTTGCGGCGGCGTAGTCTTCGCCGCCGAAGAGGTCCTCGCCAAGGGAAGACCTTGGCATCGTAAATGTTTCAAGTGCAAGGACTGCACCAAGACCCTTGACTCCATCATCGCTTGCGACGGACCCGACAGCGATGTCTATTGTAAGACCTGCTACGGCAAAAAGTGGGGCCCCCACGGATACGGGTTCGCTTGCGGCTCAGGTTTTCTGCAGACTGACGGCCTGAC CGAAAACGAGATCTCTCAAAATCGACCCTTCTATAACCCCGACACGACCTCTATCAAGGCCCCTCCCGGTCAAGGTTGCCCCAGATGTGGAGGAATGGTTTTCGCCGCCGAACAACAACTGGCTAAAGGAACG ATGTGGCACAAGAAATGCTTCAACTGCGCCGAGTGCCACCGCCCCCTCGACTCGGTTCTAGCTTGCGACGGCCCCGACCGCGAGATCCACTGCAGGGCCTGCTACAGCAAGCTGTTCGGCCCCAAGGGCTTCGGCTTCGGTCACACCCCCACTCTGGTGTGCGCCGACGGCGCCCCGGCCGCCATCCAAGCCGACATCAGACCCAACAGCGGCCACAAAGCCGCCCCCGGTCAAGGGTGCCGCAGGTGCGGCTATGCCGTCTACGCCGCCGAGCAGATGCTCAGCAAGAACGGCATCTGGCACAAGAGGTGCTTCGCCTGCGTCGAGTGCAAGCGCTCCCTCGACTCCACCAACCAGAATGACGCCCCCGATGGAGAGATCTACTGCAGGGGCTGCTACGGCAGGAACTTCGGGCCCAAAGGAGTCGGATTCGGAATGGGCGCCGGCGCACTCACGATGGCTTAA
- the LOC138132893 gene encoding muscle LIM protein Mlp84B-like isoform X1, with product MPFKPIENPKCPKCQKSVYAAEERVAGGYKWHKSCFKCGMCGKMLDSTNCTEHEAELFCKNCHARKYGPKGYGFGGGAGCLSMDTGSHLQQGDDIVVSRAPLLPKAIAKAPEGEGCPRCGGYVYAAEQMLARGRGWHRFCFRCKNCTRWLDSTSHCDGPDGEVYCNACYAQRFGPRGIGHAGGNFLGLMCDALDLEWQSDAAPKTTVIDTACIKAPPGQGCPRCGGVVFAAEEVLAKGRPWHRKCFKCKDCTKTLDSIIACDGPDSDVYCKTCYGKKWGPHGYGFACGSGFLQTDGLTENEISQNRPFYNPDTTSIKAPPGQGCPRCGGMVFAAEQQLAKGTMWHKKCFNCAECHRPLDSVLACDGPDREIHCRACYSKLFGPKGFGFGHTPTLVCADGAPAAIQADIRPNSGHKAAPGQGCRRCGYAVYAAEQMLSKNGIWHKRCFACVECKRSLDSTNQNDAPDGEIYCRGCYGRNFGPKGVGFGMGAGALTMA from the exons ATGCCTTTCAAGCCTATCGAAAACCCCAAATGCCCCAAGTGCCAGAAGTCGGTCTACGCCGCCGAAGAGCGCGTGGCCGGCGGCTACAAATGGCACAAGTCCTGCTTCAAGTGCG GAATGTGCGGCAAGATGTTGGACTCGACCAACTGCACGGAACACGAAGCCGAGCTGTTCTGCAAGAACTGCCACGCCCGCAAATACGGCCCCAAGGGGTACGGCTTCGGCGGTGGTGCCGGCTGTCTCAGCATGGACACCGGTTCCCACCTCCAGCAAGG cGACGACATTGTTGTATCCCGAGCCCCCCTTCTGCCCAAGGCCATCGCTAAGGCCCCCGAAGGCGAAGGATGTCCCCGATGCGGCGGCTACGTTTACGCCGCCGAACAGATGCTAGCCAGAGGAAGA GGCTGGCACAGATTTTGTTTTCGTTGTAAAAATTGCACCCGGTGGTTGGACTCTACATCACATTGTGATGGACCAGACGGGGAAGTTTATTGCAATG CTTGCTATGCTCAACGCTTTGGTCCTCGAGGAATCGGTCACGCTGGCGGCAATTTCCTTGGGCTAATGTGCGATGCTTTGGACCTTGAATGGCAGAG TGACGCCGCCCCCAAGACCACGGTTATCGACACCGCGTGCATCAAGGCTCCACCCGGCCAAGGTTGTCCCCGTTGCGGCGGCGTAGTCTTCGCCGCCGAAGAGGTCCTCGCCAAGGGAAGACCTTGGCATCGTAAATGTTTCAAGTGCAAGGACTGCACCAAGACCCTTGACTCCATCATCGCTTGCGACGGACCCGACAGCGATGTCTATTGTAAGACCTGCTACGGCAAAAAGTGGGGCCCCCACGGATACGGGTTCGCTTGCGGCTCAGGTTTTCTGCAGACTGACGGCCTGAC CGAAAACGAGATCTCTCAAAATCGACCCTTCTATAACCCCGACACGACCTCTATCAAGGCCCCTCCCGGTCAAGGTTGCCCCAGATGTGGAGGAATGGTTTTCGCCGCCGAACAACAACTGGCTAAAGGAACG ATGTGGCACAAGAAATGCTTCAACTGCGCCGAGTGCCACCGCCCCCTCGACTCGGTTCTAGCTTGCGACGGCCCCGACCGCGAGATCCACTGCAGGGCCTGCTACAGCAAGCTGTTCGGCCCCAAGGGCTTCGGCTTCGGTCACACCCCCACTCTGGTGTGCGCCGACGGCGCCCCGGCCGCCATCCAAGCCGACATCAGACCCAACAGCGGCCACAAAGCCGCCCCCGGTCAAGGGTGCCGCAGGTGCGGCTATGCCGTCTACGCCGCCGAGCAGATGCTCAGCAAGAACGGCATCTGGCACAAGAGGTGCTTCGCCTGCGTCGAGTGCAAGCGCTCCCTCGACTCCACCAACCAGAATGACGCCCCCGATGGAGAGATCTACTGCAGGGGCTGCTACGGCAGGAACTTCGGGCCCAAAGGAGTCGGATTCGGAATGGGCGCCGGCGCACTCACGATGGCTTAA
- the LOC138132893 gene encoding muscle LIM protein Mlp84B-like isoform X3 produces MPFKPIENPKCPKCQKSVYAAEERVAGGYKWHKSCFKCGMCGKMLDSTNCTEHEAELFCKNCHARKYGPKGYGFGGGAGCLSMDTGSHLQQGDDIVVSRAPLLPKAIAKAPEGEGCPRCGGYVYAAEQMLARGRGWHRFCFRCKNCTRWLDSTSHCDGPDGEVYCNVCYGKKFGPKGYGYGQGGGTLQSDCYANSDAAPKTTVIDTACIKAPPGQGCPRCGGVVFAAEEVLAKGRPWHRKCFKCKDCTKTLDSIIACDGPDSDVYCKTCYGKKWGPHGYGFACGSGFLQTDGLTENEISQNRPFYNPDTTSIKAPPGQGCPRCGGMVFAAEQQLAKGTMWHKKCFNCAECHRPLDSVLACDGPDREIHCRACYSKLFGPKGFGFGHTPTLVCADGAPAAIQADIRPNSGHKAAPGQGCRRCGYAVYAAEQMLSKNGIWHKRCFACVECKRSLDSTNQNDAPDGEIYCRGCYGRNFGPKGVGFGMGAGALTMA; encoded by the exons ATGCCTTTCAAGCCTATCGAAAACCCCAAATGCCCCAAGTGCCAGAAGTCGGTCTACGCCGCCGAAGAGCGCGTGGCCGGCGGCTACAAATGGCACAAGTCCTGCTTCAAGTGCG GAATGTGCGGCAAGATGTTGGACTCGACCAACTGCACGGAACACGAAGCCGAGCTGTTCTGCAAGAACTGCCACGCCCGCAAATACGGCCCCAAGGGGTACGGCTTCGGCGGTGGTGCCGGCTGTCTCAGCATGGACACCGGTTCCCACCTCCAGCAAGG cGACGACATTGTTGTATCCCGAGCCCCCCTTCTGCCCAAGGCCATCGCTAAGGCCCCCGAAGGCGAAGGATGTCCCCGATGCGGCGGCTACGTTTACGCCGCCGAACAGATGCTAGCCAGAGGAAGA GGCTGGCACAGATTTTGTTTTCGTTGTAAAAATTGCACCCGGTGGTTGGACTCTACATCACATTGTGATGGACCAGACGGGGAAGTTTATTGCAATG TTTGTTACGGAAAGAAATTCGGCCCCAAAGGATATGGTTACGGTCAAGGTGGTGGCACCCTGCAAAGCGATTGTTACGCTAATAG TGACGCCGCCCCCAAGACCACGGTTATCGACACCGCGTGCATCAAGGCTCCACCCGGCCAAGGTTGTCCCCGTTGCGGCGGCGTAGTCTTCGCCGCCGAAGAGGTCCTCGCCAAGGGAAGACCTTGGCATCGTAAATGTTTCAAGTGCAAGGACTGCACCAAGACCCTTGACTCCATCATCGCTTGCGACGGACCCGACAGCGATGTCTATTGTAAGACCTGCTACGGCAAAAAGTGGGGCCCCCACGGATACGGGTTCGCTTGCGGCTCAGGTTTTCTGCAGACTGACGGCCTGAC CGAAAACGAGATCTCTCAAAATCGACCCTTCTATAACCCCGACACGACCTCTATCAAGGCCCCTCCCGGTCAAGGTTGCCCCAGATGTGGAGGAATGGTTTTCGCCGCCGAACAACAACTGGCTAAAGGAACG ATGTGGCACAAGAAATGCTTCAACTGCGCCGAGTGCCACCGCCCCCTCGACTCGGTTCTAGCTTGCGACGGCCCCGACCGCGAGATCCACTGCAGGGCCTGCTACAGCAAGCTGTTCGGCCCCAAGGGCTTCGGCTTCGGTCACACCCCCACTCTGGTGTGCGCCGACGGCGCCCCGGCCGCCATCCAAGCCGACATCAGACCCAACAGCGGCCACAAAGCCGCCCCCGGTCAAGGGTGCCGCAGGTGCGGCTATGCCGTCTACGCCGCCGAGCAGATGCTCAGCAAGAACGGCATCTGGCACAAGAGGTGCTTCGCCTGCGTCGAGTGCAAGCGCTCCCTCGACTCCACCAACCAGAATGACGCCCCCGATGGAGAGATCTACTGCAGGGGCTGCTACGGCAGGAACTTCGGGCCCAAAGGAGTCGGATTCGGAATGGGCGCCGGCGCACTCACGATGGCTTAA